Genomic window (Planctomycetia bacterium):
GCGGGAGTCATCTTTGCGAGTTGGGGATTCCGTATAGCGACCCCATCGCCGACGGCCCGGTGATTCAGGCTTCGTATACCCGCGCGTTGGCCGGTCGCGTGAAGCTCCCGCAAATCCTGGAGATGCTCTCCGGAGTAGCGCCGCGCATCACGGCGCCGGTCGTGACGATGGTCAGCTATGCGATCATCTACCGCCACGGTCTGGAGAAATACGTCGTCGCGGCGAAAGCGGCCGGGTCGGCCGGTGCGATTGTGCCGGACTTGCTCGTCGATGAAGCCGCGGAACTGTCGACGATTTGCCGGAAGCACGATTTCAGCCTCGTGCAACTCGTGACGCCGACGACGCCGCGCGAGCGCGCGTTGCGGATCGCCGAAACCTCGACCGGCTTCATCTACTACGTCTCCGTCACCGGCATCACCGGCGAGCGCACGCAATTGCCGCCGGAGCTACTGGAAAACGTCGCCTGGCTGCGCGGGCAAACGCCTTTGCCGGTCTGTATTGGTTTCGGCATCAGCACGCCAGCGCACGTGAAACTCCTGGCCCCAGTCGCTGACGGCCTGATCGTGGGCTCTGCCATCGTCCGCCGCGCCGCCGAAGCGGCGACACGCCCACGTGCGGACGTACTGCGCGAGATTGGCGGCTATGTAAGCGAACTCCTCGCGGCGCTGAATCCATAATTCGCGTAGGGCGGGCCGCCGTACAAATCTCGGCGGAGTTTGTCTCCCGTAGCTGCGCTATAATGAATCAACGCCGACGCAAGCCCGAGCGAGACCCGCCGGTTGCGCGATGGCGGGCCTTACGTCTAATTGGCAATTCGCGAGCGCGCTTGCGTCGCGGTCGAATTGACCACGATTTTTCACTCGCGCGGCC
Coding sequences:
- the trpA gene encoding tryptophan synthase subunit alpha, which translates into the protein MSQIDQLFAKLRGAKQKAFMPFVTAGDPDLSFTSELLDELARRGSHLCELGIPYSDPIADGPVIQASYTRALAGRVKLPQILEMLSGVAPRITAPVVTMVSYAIIYRHGLEKYVVAAKAAGSAGAIVPDLLVDEAAELSTICRKHDFSLVQLVTPTTPRERALRIAETSTGFIYYVSVTGITGERTQLPPELLENVAWLRGQTPLPVCIGFGISTPAHVKLLAPVADGLIVGSAIVRRAAEAATRPRADVLREIGGYVSELLAALNP